One stretch of Janibacter limosus DNA includes these proteins:
- the smpB gene encoding SsrA-binding protein SmpB, producing MAKKTAQGELVVARNRKARHDYIIEDTYEAGLALMGTEVKALRMGRASLTDGFAIFYGDELYLEGVHIPEYVQGTWTNHTPRRRRKLLLHRSELDKMAVKVQGSGRTIVPLSLYFKNGRAKVEIAVATGKREYDKRHALRERQDRRETDRAIFGRGRE from the coding sequence ATGGCCAAGAAGACCGCCCAGGGCGAGCTCGTCGTCGCGCGCAACCGCAAGGCCCGCCACGACTACATCATCGAGGACACCTACGAGGCCGGACTGGCGCTCATGGGGACCGAGGTCAAGGCGCTGCGCATGGGTCGGGCCAGCCTGACCGACGGCTTCGCCATCTTCTACGGGGATGAGCTCTACCTCGAGGGAGTGCACATCCCCGAGTACGTGCAGGGCACGTGGACCAACCACACCCCGCGCCGCCGTCGCAAGCTGCTGCTCCACCGCTCCGAGCTGGACAAGATGGCGGTGAAGGTCCAAGGGAGTGGCCGCACCATCGTGCCGCTGTCGCTGTACTTCAAGAACGGCCGCGCCAAGGTGGAGATCGCCGTGGCGACCGGCAAGCGTGAGTACGACAAGCGGCATGCCCTGCGTGAGCGTCAGGATCGTCGGGAGACCGACCGGGCCATCTTCGGTCGCGGTCGCGAGTAG
- a CDS encoding TadE/TadG family type IV pilus assembly protein — translation MTHHPHRLRADTGAVTLEGAIMAPVVILATMIIVQAACYFMANTTATNAAQISAETARVRGATDADGMRAGRDYLGDIDAMAQASISVTRSGGTVTATVTAPAPAIVPIVPMPDVRSEINVPVERVTRP, via the coding sequence GTGACGCATCACCCCCATCGGCTCCGCGCCGACACGGGTGCGGTGACGCTCGAGGGCGCCATCATGGCGCCGGTCGTCATCCTCGCCACGATGATCATCGTCCAGGCTGCGTGCTACTTCATGGCCAACACGACCGCCACCAACGCCGCTCAGATCTCGGCCGAGACGGCGCGGGTGCGCGGGGCCACGGACGCAGACGGGATGCGGGCCGGTCGTGACTACCTCGGTGACATCGATGCGATGGCGCAGGCCAGCATCAGCGTCACCAGGTCAGGGGGCACGGTCACGGCGACGGTGACGGCGCCGGCGCCGGCGATCGTGCCGATCGTCCCCATGCCAGATGTCCGGTCCGAGATCAACGTCCCCGTCGAGCGGGTGACCCGTCCGTGA
- a CDS encoding TadE/TadG family type IV pilus assembly protein: MRRGDDGSITLEMAICAPVLVGMLLLVGIFGRTAMANSHVDGAAFSAARAASLERSGSAAQTAGETAARDYLDQQGLACEDVTVSVDTSGFSAPVGTSSQVRASVSCRVPLSDLAALVPTRDRTYTGVAVSPIDRFRGR; this comes from the coding sequence GTGAGACGTGGCGACGACGGCAGCATCACCCTGGAGATGGCCATCTGTGCGCCCGTCCTCGTGGGCATGCTCCTCCTCGTGGGCATCTTCGGGCGCACTGCCATGGCCAACTCGCACGTCGACGGAGCGGCCTTCAGCGCTGCTCGGGCCGCCTCGCTCGAGCGATCCGGCAGCGCAGCGCAGACCGCCGGTGAGACCGCCGCGCGCGACTATCTCGACCAGCAGGGCCTCGCGTGCGAGGACGTCACCGTCTCCGTCGACACGAGCGGGTTCTCCGCACCCGTGGGGACGTCGAGCCAGGTGCGCGCCTCGGTCTCCTGCCGGGTGCCGCTGTCCGACCTGGCCGCCCTCGTCCCGACGCGGGACCGGACGTACACGGGCGTGGCGGTCAGTCCCATCGACCGCTTCCGAGGACGGTGA
- a CDS encoding type II secretion system F family protein encodes MTGLAIIAALGLAVAITLIAAGLTTPPPAPTRPRARRRQSATFSPVDRRNLAIGGVVGLLLALYGWVIALIILPVFAVALPWLMRIDRGTTPEQLEAVEEWVRSLSGVIGAGQGISGAIIATRVSCPDEIRPQVDLLISRIHARRPLADALYAFADDVDNQIGDFVATALIQAAQHEGAGLREALGGIAADVTEEVRARRDIEASRAGARTQARLITIVVIGVLALFVFFTPIGAQYRTPNGQAGLLILSFLFLGALYWLKRVATVKPLARFLVRPATTGPQQ; translated from the coding sequence ATGACCGGCTTGGCGATCATTGCCGCACTCGGTCTCGCCGTGGCCATCACCCTCATCGCCGCGGGACTGACCACGCCGCCGCCGGCCCCGACGCGTCCGCGGGCCCGGCGCAGGCAGAGCGCCACCTTCAGCCCGGTCGACCGTCGCAACCTCGCCATCGGTGGCGTCGTCGGCCTACTGCTGGCCCTCTACGGATGGGTCATCGCCCTGATCATCCTGCCCGTCTTCGCCGTGGCGCTCCCGTGGCTGATGCGGATCGACCGGGGCACCACCCCCGAGCAGCTCGAGGCGGTCGAGGAGTGGGTCCGGTCCCTCTCGGGTGTCATCGGCGCAGGGCAGGGCATCTCCGGTGCGATCATCGCGACCCGGGTGTCCTGCCCCGACGAGATCCGACCGCAGGTCGACCTGCTGATCAGCCGCATCCATGCCCGCCGACCCTTGGCGGACGCCCTGTACGCGTTCGCCGACGACGTCGACAACCAGATCGGCGACTTCGTCGCGACAGCCCTGATCCAGGCTGCCCAGCACGAGGGCGCCGGCCTGCGTGAGGCGCTCGGGGGGATCGCCGCCGACGTCACCGAGGAGGTGCGGGCACGGCGCGACATCGAGGCCTCGCGCGCTGGGGCGCGCACGCAGGCCCGCCTCATCACCATCGTGGTCATCGGCGTGCTGGCCCTCTTCGTCTTCTTCACCCCCATCGGTGCCCAGTACCGGACGCCCAACGGCCAGGCCGGCCTGCTGATCCTGTCCTTCCTCTTCCTCGGGGCCCTCTACTGGCTCAAGCGAGTGGCGACGGTCAAGCCCCTCGCCCGATTCCTCGTCCGTCCCGCCACGACAGGGCCGCAGCAATGA
- the ftsX gene encoding permease-like cell division protein FtsX, producing MKPSVFADAWEGLRRNKSIAVSVILVTMISLYLLGVGLLAQRQVDQMKGYWYDRVQVSIYMCTKGALQPNCTGDAATLEQKDSVAAQLKDMEPLVKDVYYESEKEAFDRFKKDYKNSPLASNISVGDIPPSYRVQLSDPEQFETVASAFEGAPGVASVPNLRQVFAPLFRAINIITGVMIGLAVLTLVSAVLLMATTIRQAAFTRRREIAIMKLVGASNRTIRTPFIIETVASGLIGAVMAVGLLWVTAWALFDKYLLAQQGSGTAFISSADVWVIAPFLVGGVVVLAIGTSTVTLWRYLRV from the coding sequence ATGAAGCCTTCCGTCTTCGCCGACGCCTGGGAGGGCCTGCGGCGCAACAAGTCCATCGCCGTCTCGGTGATCCTCGTGACGATGATCTCCCTGTACCTGCTCGGTGTCGGCCTGCTCGCGCAGCGTCAGGTCGACCAGATGAAGGGCTACTGGTACGACCGCGTCCAGGTCTCCATCTACATGTGCACCAAGGGCGCGCTGCAGCCCAACTGCACGGGTGACGCTGCCACCCTCGAGCAGAAGGATTCGGTCGCGGCCCAGCTGAAGGACATGGAGCCGCTCGTCAAGGACGTCTACTACGAGTCCGAGAAGGAAGCCTTCGACCGCTTCAAGAAGGACTACAAGAACTCCCCGCTCGCCAGCAACATCAGCGTCGGTGACATCCCGCCGAGCTACCGGGTGCAGCTGTCCGACCCCGAGCAGTTCGAGACCGTCGCCTCCGCCTTCGAGGGGGCGCCCGGCGTCGCGAGCGTGCCCAACCTGCGCCAGGTCTTCGCGCCGCTCTTCCGCGCGATCAACATCATCACCGGCGTGATGATCGGTCTGGCCGTCCTCACTCTCGTGTCCGCGGTGCTGCTCATGGCCACGACGATCCGCCAGGCCGCCTTCACCCGCCGTCGGGAGATCGCGATCATGAAGCTCGTGGGAGCGTCCAACCGGACGATCCGCACCCCCTTCATCATCGAGACCGTCGCCTCTGGACTCATCGGGGCGGTGATGGCGGTCGGTCTGCTCTGGGTCACGGCGTGGGCACTCTTCGACAAGTACCTGCTCGCCCAGCAGGGCTCGGGTACCGCCTTCATCTCGTCGGCGGACGTGTGGGTCATCGCCCCCTTCCTGGTCGGTGGTGTGGTCGTCCTCGCGATCGGGACGTCGACCGTGACGCTCTGGCGCTACCTGCGCGTCTGA
- a CDS encoding type II secretion system F family protein translates to MSPLALAMAISAIAGLGVALVIAGLVPAKPDLGAAVDRMRPQTMRQSRGADAASTDWTRTEVIGAWARRRTDRYTVLKAPLEDLELLQIPVEEHYGKKAIAAGAALVGCTLLPMVLGFGFVIPFGIGLAFAVFAWFVPDLTARDRAKASREDFAYAAVSYLRLVAIARRAGLGLVASLDSAARKSDSWMFLRIREELRLARWSGETSWDALERLAGRTKVPELKEVADIIRLANDSGASVSDNLLARAASMRDRLLTREQTAANSATSSMGVPLAALAVLFLIAMLIPAAMQLSPG, encoded by the coding sequence ATGAGCCCGCTGGCGCTGGCCATGGCGATCTCGGCGATCGCGGGCCTCGGCGTGGCACTCGTCATCGCAGGACTCGTCCCGGCCAAACCCGACCTGGGCGCGGCTGTCGACCGGATGCGCCCGCAGACGATGCGGCAGAGCCGGGGCGCCGATGCCGCGTCGACCGACTGGACCCGGACCGAGGTCATCGGAGCGTGGGCGAGGCGCCGGACCGACCGGTACACCGTCCTCAAGGCACCGCTCGAGGACCTCGAGCTACTGCAGATCCCGGTCGAGGAGCACTACGGCAAGAAGGCGATCGCGGCCGGAGCCGCTCTCGTCGGCTGCACACTGCTACCGATGGTCCTGGGCTTCGGCTTCGTCATCCCCTTCGGCATCGGCCTGGCCTTCGCCGTCTTCGCGTGGTTCGTGCCCGACCTGACGGCCCGCGATCGCGCCAAGGCAAGTCGTGAGGACTTTGCCTACGCCGCGGTGTCCTACCTGCGTCTGGTCGCGATCGCCCGTCGCGCGGGACTCGGGCTCGTCGCCTCGCTCGACTCTGCTGCCCGCAAGTCGGACTCGTGGATGTTCCTGCGCATCCGCGAGGAGCTGCGCCTGGCCCGGTGGTCCGGCGAGACCTCGTGGGACGCGCTGGAGCGCCTGGCCGGTCGGACCAAGGTGCCCGAGCTGAAGGAGGTCGCCGACATCATCCGACTCGCCAACGACTCCGGGGCGAGTGTCAGCGACAACCTGCTGGCGCGCGCCGCCTCTATGCGTGACCGGTTGCTCACCCGGGAGCAGACCGCCGCCAACTCCGCCACGAGCTCGATGGGCGTCCCCCTCGCGGCTCTGGCCGTCCTCTTCCTCATCGCCATGCTGATCCCCGCTGCCATGCAGCTCTCCCCGGGCTGA
- the ftsE gene encoding cell division ATP-binding protein FtsE yields the protein MIRFENVTKSYPNQSRPALDAIDLNIDRGEFAFIVGASGSGKSTLVRLTIREEIVSSGRLLVGGHDLRKMPQRKVPQLRRQVGTIFQDFRLLPNKTVQQNVAYALQVIGRPRRAIRALVPETLELVGLAGMEKRMPHELSGGEQQRVAIARAVVNKPPVLLADEPTGNLDPATSLDIVHLLRRIHDSGTTIVMATHDNVIVDELKKRVIELEHGHIVRDEEGGSYVPKAVDTRDLDEYPAEQDHDLDEGSGAPPEDRPIGEVHALDEWDDDAEDLLR from the coding sequence ATGATTCGTTTCGAGAACGTCACCAAGAGCTATCCCAACCAGAGCCGCCCTGCGCTCGACGCGATCGACCTCAACATCGACCGCGGAGAGTTCGCCTTCATCGTCGGCGCGTCCGGCTCGGGCAAGTCGACCCTGGTCCGGCTGACCATCCGCGAGGAGATCGTCAGCTCCGGCCGCCTCCTGGTCGGGGGCCACGACCTGCGCAAGATGCCGCAGCGCAAGGTGCCGCAGCTGCGGCGCCAGGTGGGGACGATCTTCCAGGACTTCCGCCTGCTGCCCAACAAGACGGTCCAGCAGAACGTCGCGTACGCCCTGCAGGTCATCGGCCGTCCGCGCCGAGCCATCCGTGCCCTCGTGCCCGAGACCCTCGAGCTCGTCGGCCTCGCCGGGATGGAGAAGCGGATGCCGCACGAGCTGTCCGGTGGTGAGCAGCAGCGCGTCGCGATCGCCCGTGCGGTGGTCAACAAGCCGCCGGTGCTGCTCGCCGACGAGCCCACGGGCAACCTCGACCCCGCCACCAGCCTCGACATCGTCCACCTGCTGCGCCGCATCCACGACTCGGGCACCACGATCGTCATGGCGACGCACGACAACGTCATCGTCGACGAGCTGAAGAAGCGCGTCATCGAGCTCGAGCACGGTCACATCGTGCGTGACGAGGAGGGCGGCAGCTACGTGCCCAAGGCTGTCGACACCCGCGACCTCGACGAGTACCCGGCGGAGCAGGACCACGACCTCGACGAAGGGAGCGGGGCCCCGCCCGAGGACCGCCCGATCGGTGAGGTACATGCCCTGGACGAGTGGGACGACGACGCTGAGGACCTGCTGCGATGA
- a CDS encoding CsbD family protein, translating to MGIGDKIENAKDQLAGKAKGAAGDATDNEQMQAEGEAQETKGDLKAAGEKVKDAFK from the coding sequence GACAAGATCGAGAACGCGAAGGACCAGCTGGCCGGCAAGGCCAAGGGCGCGGCTGGCGACGCGACCGACAACGAGCAGATGCAGGCCGAGGGCGAGGCCCAGGAGACCAAGGGCGACCTGAAGGCTGCCGGCGAGAAGGTCAAGGACGCCTTCAAGTGA
- a CDS encoding CpaF family protein, which yields MSAKSTPDPTQPTDLPIFAQRPAPPSRALGGAAPFAQRQGAMPPPPPPARHGATPQAPHALPNEAPESTAPRSTLPASQPPPPPGEIADVDGVDRSTGRRQSQIRAALERLERVDWAAVQHLRSQVSASLTLVSEDTVLDETRHRTAVARLTTQAIDDWTQDRIARGEGLVSLDGQAALREAVLDSMFGAGRLQPLLDLPGIENIEIEGHDGVTLEFSDGSLETGPPVADSDADLITEIQHLARTSSTGEQQFSMVRPWLRLALPDGSRMAAEAWLSHRPSITIRKHPYIDTDLTQMKELGAIDDSLHAFLSAAIRSGKNVIVSGDAGSGKTTLVRALLNELDPRERLATIEAQYELLMHRLPERHHRVWAAEAQGGGEVGADGRPVGEVTLTRLIELSLQKNVTRIVVGEVVGEEVMAMMEAMQGGRGSISTVHAHSALDTVERLVTLITRARSNVDTSFGYRLVAQNVDLVVHVGLVDESHLPGGRKWRHVDEVVALEVSRDTHVAHTRIFEADEFGRARPTGQLPQWISDIERHGFDAGWLDPSASTWGPPPELLIRHRTA from the coding sequence CCCACCCAGCCGACGGACCTGCCGATCTTCGCCCAGCGTCCGGCACCCCCTTCGCGGGCACTCGGGGGGGCAGCTCCCTTCGCCCAGCGCCAGGGAGCCATGCCCCCACCGCCGCCACCGGCACGCCACGGCGCCACGCCACAGGCGCCCCATGCCCTCCCGAACGAGGCGCCCGAGTCCACCGCTCCGCGCTCGACCCTGCCGGCGAGCCAGCCACCGCCGCCACCGGGGGAGATCGCCGACGTCGACGGGGTGGACCGGTCGACCGGAAGGCGTCAGTCGCAGATCCGCGCGGCACTCGAGCGACTCGAGCGAGTGGACTGGGCGGCGGTCCAGCACCTGCGCAGCCAGGTCAGCGCGTCCCTGACCCTCGTGTCCGAGGACACCGTCCTCGACGAGACCCGCCACCGCACGGCGGTCGCCCGACTGACCACGCAGGCCATCGACGACTGGACCCAGGACCGCATCGCGCGCGGCGAGGGGCTCGTCTCGCTCGACGGCCAGGCCGCGCTGCGCGAGGCGGTGCTCGACTCGATGTTCGGTGCCGGGCGGCTGCAACCGCTCCTCGACCTGCCGGGGATCGAGAACATCGAGATCGAGGGCCACGACGGAGTCACCCTCGAGTTCAGCGACGGCTCGCTCGAGACCGGGCCTCCCGTCGCCGACAGCGATGCCGACCTGATCACCGAGATCCAGCACCTGGCGCGCACGTCGTCGACGGGGGAGCAGCAGTTCTCCATGGTCAGGCCGTGGCTGCGTCTCGCCCTGCCCGACGGCTCCCGCATGGCGGCCGAGGCGTGGCTGTCGCACCGGCCCTCGATCACCATCCGCAAGCACCCGTACATCGACACCGATCTCACGCAGATGAAGGAGCTCGGTGCGATCGACGACTCGCTCCACGCCTTCCTCTCGGCGGCGATCCGGTCGGGCAAGAACGTCATCGTCTCGGGCGACGCAGGGTCCGGCAAGACGACCCTCGTGCGAGCGCTGCTCAACGAGCTGGACCCACGAGAGCGTCTGGCGACCATCGAGGCGCAGTACGAGCTGCTCATGCACCGCCTGCCCGAGCGGCACCACCGCGTGTGGGCGGCCGAGGCACAGGGCGGGGGAGAGGTGGGCGCCGACGGGCGACCCGTCGGCGAGGTGACGCTGACGCGGCTCATCGAGCTCAGCCTGCAGAAGAACGTCACCCGCATCGTCGTCGGCGAGGTCGTCGGCGAGGAGGTCATGGCCATGATGGAGGCCATGCAGGGCGGTCGCGGCTCGATCTCGACAGTGCACGCCCACTCCGCCCTCGACACGGTCGAGCGCCTCGTCACCCTCATCACCCGTGCCCGCAGCAATGTCGACACCTCCTTCGGCTATCGCCTGGTCGCCCAGAACGTCGACCTCGTCGTCCACGTCGGACTCGTCGACGAGTCGCACCTGCCGGGCGGGCGCAAGTGGCGTCACGTCGACGAGGTCGTGGCGCTCGAGGTCTCGCGTGACACGCACGTGGCCCACACCCGGATCTTCGAGGCGGACGAGTTCGGTCGAGCCCGCCCGACGGGTCAGCTGCCGCAGTGGATCAGCGACATCGAGCGGCACGGGTTCGACGCTGGCTGGCTCGATCCGTCAGCGAGCACCTGGGGCCCTCCGCCCGAGCTGCTCATCCGGCACAGGACGGCCTGA
- a CDS encoding peptidoglycan DD-metalloendopeptidase family protein, with amino-acid sequence MQRPTPPQARRRTRALTGAALSLCLLAGVGHAFAATPDPQTQKGQVDQDLKDARGDLRETSKELVAAYDKLAATRKKLPGARSAAAAAERAETTAKGEYDDAVAAYDLAKANEDKAEKQLKTTSSKITTSRRAVAGFAGQLYQQQGMGTLAVAVGSETPAAFIDRMIMAQSAGDTQTSALEELSTSRANLVSTGDRLEALREKTSTAKATKQTKLAEATRASTKADTKKAALESLESDQKSQSAKLSREKQKDKKRVASLQAQSDKLTKILQERARKARVREAAIKKAREAQERREADARARAARSTPSRNPSTASVSPPDPNPPAPSSSGVLQAPSNAPVSSEFGLRFHPIYRTWRLHAGRDYAGNCGSPVYAADSGTIISALPPGSTGGYGNQIVIDQGVKRGSSLATTYNHLQSFAVRSGRVSRGQVIGYVGTTGNSTGCHLHFETRENGTPVDPRGWL; translated from the coding sequence ATGCAGCGACCCACACCTCCTCAGGCCCGCCGCCGCACCCGTGCACTCACGGGAGCGGCGCTCTCGCTGTGCCTGCTCGCCGGTGTCGGTCACGCGTTCGCGGCGACCCCCGACCCGCAGACGCAGAAGGGCCAGGTCGATCAGGACCTCAAGGACGCCCGGGGAGACCTGCGCGAGACCTCCAAGGAGCTGGTCGCGGCCTACGACAAGCTCGCCGCCACCCGCAAGAAGCTCCCGGGTGCACGCAGTGCTGCCGCGGCGGCGGAGCGGGCGGAGACCACGGCGAAGGGGGAGTACGACGACGCCGTCGCCGCCTACGACCTGGCCAAGGCCAACGAGGACAAGGCCGAGAAGCAGCTGAAGACGACCAGCTCCAAGATCACGACCTCACGTCGAGCGGTCGCTGGCTTCGCCGGGCAGCTCTACCAGCAGCAGGGGATGGGCACCCTGGCCGTCGCCGTGGGGAGCGAGACCCCGGCAGCCTTCATCGATCGGATGATCATGGCGCAGTCGGCCGGTGACACCCAGACGTCGGCCCTCGAGGAGCTGAGCACCTCCCGCGCCAACCTGGTCTCCACCGGGGATCGGCTCGAGGCCCTGCGCGAGAAGACCAGCACGGCCAAGGCCACCAAGCAGACCAAGCTCGCCGAGGCCACCAGGGCCAGCACCAAGGCAGACACCAAGAAGGCCGCCCTGGAGTCGCTCGAGAGCGACCAGAAGAGCCAGTCGGCCAAGCTGAGCCGGGAGAAGCAGAAGGACAAGAAGCGGGTCGCCAGCCTGCAGGCCCAGTCCGACAAGCTGACCAAGATCCTCCAGGAGCGCGCCCGCAAGGCACGCGTGCGTGAGGCCGCCATCAAGAAGGCGCGTGAGGCGCAGGAGCGTCGGGAGGCAGACGCTCGCGCTCGCGCCGCCCGCTCGACCCCGTCACGCAATCCATCGACGGCCAGCGTGAGTCCCCCGGACCCCAACCCGCCGGCACCATCGAGCAGCGGTGTCCTGCAGGCGCCGAGCAATGCGCCGGTCAGCTCGGAGTTCGGACTGCGTTTCCACCCGATCTACCGCACCTGGCGCCTGCACGCCGGGCGCGACTACGCAGGCAACTGCGGCAGCCCGGTCTACGCGGCCGACAGCGGCACGATCATCTCGGCGCTGCCGCCGGGGTCCACCGGTGGCTACGGCAACCAGATCGTCATCGACCAAGGCGTCAAGCGGGGCAGCTCGCTGGCCACGACCTACAACCACCTGCAGTCCTTCGCCGTGCGCAGCGGTAGGGTCTCCCGCGGTCAGGTCATCGGGTATGTGGGCACCACCGGCAACTCCACCGGCTGTCACCTGCACTTCGAGACCCGGGAGAACGGCACGCCGGTCGATCCCCGCGGATGGCTCTGA